From the Lolium rigidum isolate FL_2022 chromosome 2, APGP_CSIRO_Lrig_0.1, whole genome shotgun sequence genome, one window contains:
- the LOC124686857 gene encoding uncharacterized protein LOC124686857 isoform X3, whose amino-acid sequence MDGCGEDGRRPCAVFMAFGTYGDVFPIAALAAAFANDQQQYTVVFITHSAHQSLLAHLAASNVRCMHVSSPPVLAAEQLENISYNSVGSTAEHESFSRRKETIQMEHREECLASVEEVFGNDPSIHSDFIMINFFALEGWHLAELFQVKCIIAAPYFVPYSAPTSFESQFKQSIPLLYKYFQEAPRNTVCWTDISHWMWALFMETWGLWRNDCLNLSPIPYTDPVTDLPLWHLRAESPLLLYGFSKEIVERPGYWPSSAHVCGFWFLPMAWQFSCDKCSDLLCGNVTSPCEDILCANHAGLEHFLTGNSYSYSPIFIGLSSIGSMGFLRNPKAFLMVIKAVIEATGYRFILFTAGYQPLDSAIRSADSLVAQSSELDAHHSPALSGDSTLLFSSRLFCFSGTFSDQYHIAGFSPNVQLLFTMLAADLQLLHYLLESPRYHVLSYWTSFTGQRGCTG is encoded by the exons ATGGACGGCTGCGGCGAGGATGGCCGCCGGCCTTGCGCCGTCTTCATGGCCTTCGGCACCTACGGCGACGTCTTCCCCATAGCA GCGCTTGCTGCGGCGTTCGCTAATGACCAACAACAGTATACTGTGGTGTTCATCACTCATTCAGCACACCAG AGTTTGTTAGCACATCTAGCAGCCAGTAACGTTAGGTGCATGCATGTGTCGAGCCCACCTGTGCTTGCCGCCGAACAACTTGAGAATATCTCAT ATAATTCTGTTGGATCAACTGCTGAGCATGAGTCATTTTCACGGCGGAAAGAGACCATTCAGATGGAGCACAGGGAAGAGTGCTTAGCTTCTGTGGAAGAagtgtttggaaatgatccgagcATTCATAGTGACTTTATCATGATCAATTTCTTCGCCCTG GAAGGTTGGCATCTTGCAGAATTGTTTCAAGTTAAGTGCATCATTGCTGCTCCCTATTTTGTTCCTTATAG TGCTCCTACATCATTTGAAAGCCAATTTAAACAAAGTATTCCTCTTCTGTACAAGTACTTTCAAGAAGCTCCCAGAAACACG GTCTGCTGGACTGACATTTCCCATTGGATGTGGGCTCTCTTCATGGAAACTTGGGGACTGTGGAGAAATGATTGTCTAAATCTTAGTCCTATCCCTTATACA GATCCAGTAACAGATCTTCCGTTGTGGCATTTGCGTGCAGAGTCGCCATTGTTGCT GTATGGTTTCAGCAAGGAAATTGTGGAGCGcccag GATATTGGCCCTCCAGTGCTCATGTTTGTGGCTTTTGGTTTCTTCCTATGGCTTGGCAGTTTTCTTGTGATAAATGCAGTGATTTATTGTGTGGAAATGTCACTTCTCCGTGTGAGGATATTCTGTGTGCAAATCATGCTGGCCTAGAACACTTCCTCACGGGAAATTCATATTCGTATTCACCTATATTCATAGGATTAAGTTCCATTGGTAG CATGGGTTTTCTTAGAAATCCTAAAGCATTTCTAATGGTGATTAAAGCTGTCATAGAGGCAACAGGTTACAGATTTATCCTTTTCACAGCTGGTTACCAGCCATTGGATTCAGCAATCAGATCTGCTGATTCTTTAGTAGCACAATCAAGTGAGTTAGACGCACATCACTCACCTGCCCTTAGTGGTGACAGCACTCTCCTTTTCAGCAGTCGACTGTTCTGCTTCTCTGG GACTTTTTCAGATCAATACCATATAGCTGGCTTTTCCCCAAATGTGCAGCTGCTATTCACCATGCTGGCAG CGGATCTACAGCTGCTGCACTACTTGCTGGAATCCCCCAG GTACCATGTCCTTTCCTACTGGACCAGTTTTACTGGGCAGAGAGGCTGCACTGGTTAG